CAGATGAATTATCGGAACGGTGAGTAGTGTCGTTCCTTGTTCTAGAAACAGGTCCAGGTCGCCTCCCAACAGGACGTCGACGCCCACCAGGGTCAGAAGGAAGCTCGCCACGGCCGCCGATCCGAACGAGATGCACCGACAGGCATGCTCCTTTCGGTCCAGCAATACCGCTGCCAAGGCGCCCACGGATGCTGCGATGAATACGGCCGGCAGGAGGAGCTCAGCGAGCGTTCGACTCGCCTCCAGACGCCGGCCACGGCCCGATGCCTACGGTCAGAAACCGAATCGACTTCGTCGCCAAGACCTGCCTGTCCTTCGTTTGGCTGGCAAACGATAGCTGTTATTAAATGTTTCGAGTCCAGCGCAGACTAATTTTACGAAAACGAGTTCCCTCAGGACTCAACTGAGTTATCAGGCCATCAGCGACCTCAGGCCCCGATCCTCCTCGTAGCGACGGGCGACCCTCTCCGCCCATCTCTCATCGAGGCCGTGGTGCTCGCGTAGGTACCTGACCGCGTGCGAATGCCCCTTCTCCTCAACACCCAGCTCGTCCAGGATGGCGAACCATTCCGCCCATCCCTTGCCGGTGGCGTTCTGCACCGCCTCGTCGCTAATCAAGCGAACGTCCTCCTTGCCCTTGGGCGCGCAGTTCGGTCTCTCTGCCACGCATGCATATCTCACCCCGGCCTAGAAAGCGTTTGCCCCGCGAAGCGCCAGACGAATCGGGAAGGAAGACCGAGACAACGAGATAATATACCAGCGGATGGCTCTTTGACGCGGAGGGCGAAAGCGTGCAGGAAAATGGCTCCGACACGGAGGGCGACCAAAGCGTGGCCGTGCTCAAGACAGCGCTGGAGATCGAGGAGTTCGGCATCCAGTTCTATTCCTCCCTGGCCAAGTGCGTCACCGATCAGAAGGGAGCGGCGCTATTGCGCAGCCTTGGCAACGACGAGAGGGAGCACAAGGCCATCGTGGAGAAGGAGATCGCGCGCCTGGCGCAGACGCGCGACGTCACCTGGGTGCAGCCCTTGCGCGAGTACCTGCGCATCTTGCCTGAGCGAATTTTCGCGCCCCCTCCCGACAGCTGCCTCACGCTGAACGACGAGATGCGCGCATTGGGGATCGGCATCGAGGTGGAGGAGAACTCCATCCGCATGTACTCTGAGTCGTTGAGCAAAGTGCAAGAGGCCGGGGTCAAACGCACCTTGGAGACGTTGGCGAATTGGGAAGGCACGCATAAGAAGCTGCTTGAAGAGAACCTGCGCCTGCTCAAGCTTGAAGGCTCCTGGTACGGCTATGGACCGATACTCGAAGGCTGAAGAGGTTTTGGCAAGGGTTATTAAGGGCGTTAGGTTTTGGCATCTGAAACATACCAGTTCCGCTGTGTGAGAAGGAATAAATACCTAGGTTTCATGCCTAGTCCAATCTTCGCCCTCAATGGGGCAAGGGACCGCGCGCGCTGAGCTAGTTATGAGGTACGTCCGATGGTGCGAATGCCAAGGATCAACCGGGAATTGTCGGCATGTCTGCAGTGTGGCTATTGCGTCAGGGTGTGCGATACCTATGACCAGGAGCCTTGGGAATCTATCAGTCCGAGGGGCAAGGTCTTCTACCTGAGGCAACTGCAGAACAAGACCCCCCTGGATGCCATTCTCGGCCGCAAGGTGGAGGTGGACGACGAGTTCGTCGACGCCCTGTTCCGCTGCACGGGCTGCGCCGCCTGCTGGTCCGTGTGCCACGTGAGCATCGAGTTCGCCGAGTTCTGGGAGAAGGTGCGCGAATGGGTAGTGGAGCAGGGCAAGGGGCCCATGCCCGCGCACAAGAAGATACGCGAGCGCATCCTGGCGTCCAACAACCCTTATGGAGAGCCGCCAGAGAAGAGAGGAGCCTGGTTCCCTGAAGGCATCAAGCGCGTGGAATCCAACCCGGATGCGGTCTTCTTCGCCGGCTGCACCGCCTCCTACAGGATGACTAGCATTCCCAAGGCGGCCGTCACCGTCATGGACCGGGCGGGAGTGAAACAGAACATCATGGGCAGTGAGGAGTATTGTTGCACCTCCCCCATGCTGCGCACTGGCCAGATCGATGCCTCCCGCAGATCCGCGGAGAACAACATCCTGCAGACGGAGAAGATGGGCGCCAAGGCCATGGTCACCGCCTGCGCCGGCTGCTTCAAGACCACCACTCACGATTACGGCCGCTTCTACTCCAATCCCTCCTTCGAGGTCTACCACTTCTCGCAATATGCCCAGAAGCTGATCAAGGAGAAGAAGCTCAAGTTGACCAAGGAGATCAAGGCCAAGGTGACCTACCACGACCCGTGCCACCTGGGAAGGCACTCGGGCGTCTTCGAGCCTCCGCGCGAGGTCATCAAGGCGATTCCGGGGATGGAATTGGTGGAGATGCCGCACAACCGCATGAGCTCACAATGCTGCGGAGCTGGTGGCGGCTACAAGTCCCAATACAACGAGCTGGCAGTGAACATCGCCGCTAAACGCGTCAAAGAAGCGCTTTCCACGGGAGCTGAGCGGATCGTCACCACCTGCCCATTCTGCGTGCTCAACCTCCAGGCCGGGGCGAAGCAGCTGAATGCCAATATCAAGGTGATGGACCTGGCGGAGCTGCTGATGGAGGCCACCGAACCAGCGCCGGCGGCAGCTCCGGAAGCGAAGAAGTGATCAGGCCGAATCGAAGCGCACTTCGAACACCTCTGCCGGGCCCACATCCATCTCCCAGGAACGCTTGAGTTCCAGTCTGAGCGCCTCCGAGCCGCTGCGTACCACTAGGAAGCGGATCGTCGTCCGGCCGCCGCTGCCGATGCGACGAGGCTCGTCCGGAACGTACTCGCTGCTCTTCAGCTCGAGCGTGCTCGGCTGGTGAGCCGCCTCCCAGCGGAAACCGGTGGTCGGGTTCTCGTCCAGCACCACCTCTACGATCTCGCCGACGGCAACCCATACCGACCTTCCCGAATCGCGCGCTCGCAGGTGCACGTGCATGAATGGCCCGAACACCGTTTAGCGCTTACCATCGCCTCACTTTCACGCCGTAGCGCGATAGGTTAATGTACCCCGAAGCGCTCGATTCGCAGCCCATCATGGTCTTCGAACTCCTCGATCCCCGGATCCAGAAGGTCCTGAAGGACAAGGACATCCACGAGCCGACCGGCCCCCAGCGGCAGGCAATCCCTCACATCATGAAAGGCGAGCATCTTCTGCTGGTCGCTCCCACGGGAATAGGCAAGACCGAAGCGGCCATGCTGCCGATCCTGCACCAAATACTCCAGACCCAAAGGCAGGGGATCAGGTGCATCTATGTCACGCCGCTACGTGCTTTGAACCGTGATCTGCTGCGCAGGCTGGAGGAGTTCGGCAAGGCGCTGGATCTGGATGTGGCTGTGCGGCACGGAGACACCTCTCAATCCGAGCGTTCCAGGCAATCGCGAAAGGCACCGGACGTGCTCATCACTACTCCAGAGACGCTGCAGGTCATGTTCGCGGGCAAGAGGCTGCGCACGCACCTGGCCAACGTGCGCTTCTTCGTGGTGGACGAGATCCACGAACTGGCCGAGGATGAAAGAGGGGCACAGCTGGCCATCGCCATGGAACGTCTTGTGAACGAGGCGGGCGAGTTCCAACGCATAGGCCTCTCCGCCACAGTGGGAAGCGTGCAGGAGGTGGCCAACTTCCTGGGCGGTTCGAAGAGAAACGTGACCGTGGTCCGGACGCACGTGGCCAAGGACATGAGCCTGAGCGTGCAGGCGCCTCAGGTCGCAGAGGAAGACCGTGATCTGGCCGGGACCTTGCAGAGCGACCCCCAGCTGGTCGCGTGCATGCGCCGCTGCCGTCAGATCATCGAATCCCACCGTTCCACGCTGCTCTTCGTCAACACCCGGGACACCGCCGAGGCATTGGCGGCGAGATACCACATCTGGGACGAGAAGTTCCCCGTCGGCGTTCATCACGGCTCCCTTTCAAAGGAGATACGCATCGAGATGGAGGAGGCCTTCAAGAAAGAGGCCATTAAAGGGCTCATCTGCACCTCCTCGTTGGAACTGGGCATTGACATAGGGAGCGCGGACTTCGCCATCCAGTACAACTCGCCCAGGCAGGTGGCCCGTCTGATACAGAGAATGGGACGGGCCGGTCACCAGGTCGGTGCCAAGTCCAAGGGAGCAATCGTTGCTTCTACGGCCGACGAGGTCGCAGAGAGCCTGGTCATCACCAGAAAGGCGTTGCACGAAGAGCTCGAACCTCTTCGGGTGCGGGAGAACCCCTTGACCGTCCTGGCCAATCAGATCGTGGCCATGGCCATGATGGGACCGGTGAACACCGAGCAGGCTTATTTGACCGTCGTCCGCTCCTACGCCTTCCGCAATCTGACCCGGGAGAAGTTCGAATCGGTGCTGGACCAGCTTTCGCGGATAGGGCTGGTGTTCGTCGCTCCCGAGGACTATCGCCGCTCCAGCCGGGGAATGCGCTACTTCTATGACAACCTGTCCATGATCCCGGACGAGCGCTCCTTCAAGATACGAGAGCTTTCTTCCCGGCGCATCGTCGGGCAGCTGGACGAATCGTTCGTGGCCTCGTTCGCAGAACCCTATGCCACCTTCATCACCCGCGGCCGCTCCTGGCGTATCATCGAGGTGAAGGACGACGAGCTGCTGGTGGAACAGGTGAAGGAGCTCGGCTCAATCCCGTCCTGGGTGGGAGAGGATATCCCCGTTCCCTATGACGTGGCCATGGAGGTGGGCCGACTGCGCCGCTTGGAGAACTATGCTGAGTATCAGGGCGACCAGGAGGCGATCTGCACCCTCCGCGCCTATCTGCAAGAGCAACGGTCCGAGTCTAAGATGCCAACGGATCAGTTGATCACTTTGGAAGTGGGGCGGAAATTGGTCATCCTCAACGTCTGCTTCGGTTCCAAGGTGAATGAGACCCTTTCCCGATTGCTCTCCGTCCTACTGTCGGCCAGGATAGGGGAGAGTGTGGGCGTGCACACCGACCCCTATCGCATCATGCTCGAGCTT
The Methanomassiliicoccales archaeon genome window above contains:
- a CDS encoding DEAD/DEAH box helicase; protein product: MYPEALDSQPIMVFELLDPRIQKVLKDKDIHEPTGPQRQAIPHIMKGEHLLLVAPTGIGKTEAAMLPILHQILQTQRQGIRCIYVTPLRALNRDLLRRLEEFGKALDLDVAVRHGDTSQSERSRQSRKAPDVLITTPETLQVMFAGKRLRTHLANVRFFVVDEIHELAEDERGAQLAIAMERLVNEAGEFQRIGLSATVGSVQEVANFLGGSKRNVTVVRTHVAKDMSLSVQAPQVAEEDRDLAGTLQSDPQLVACMRRCRQIIESHRSTLLFVNTRDTAEALAARYHIWDEKFPVGVHHGSLSKEIRIEMEEAFKKEAIKGLICTSSLELGIDIGSADFAIQYNSPRQVARLIQRMGRAGHQVGAKSKGAIVASTADEVAESLVITRKALHEELEPLRVRENPLTVLANQIVAMAMMGPVNTEQAYLTVVRSYAFRNLTREKFESVLDQLSRIGLVFVAPEDYRRSSRGMRYFYDNLSMIPDERSFKIRELSSRRIVGQLDESFVASFAEPYATFITRGRSWRIIEVKDDELLVEQVKELGSIPSWVGEDIPVPYDVAMEVGRLRRLENYAEYQGDQEAICTLRAYLQEQRSESKMPTDQLITLEVGRKLVILNVCFGSKVNETLSRLLSVLLSARIGESVGVHTDPYRIMLELPRDLKPSLIMDTLKGIRSENVEGLVRLVIKNSSHLRWRFVHVAKKFGAVEKEADYRSINFGRLFDAYEDSPLFQEAVDRVLWEDLDLVGTVKVVQDISDGKVEFEICPLTPIGRAGLQHSKELIAPQRADHRILMALKDRLEDETMHMTCLNCRTQWRLRVRDSPRTITCQKCGGRMIAALPPYAREQGKLLKKERLAEEEEKAVKRIYKNASLVNEHGRKALLALAGRGVGPDTAARVLSGLYDNEDEFLRDILSAEITYARTKKFWD
- a CDS encoding protease inhibitor I42 family protein, translating into MFGPFMHVHLRARDSGRSVWVAVGEIVEVVLDENPTTGFRWEAAHQPSTLELKSSEYVPDEPRRIGSGGRTTIRFLVVRSGSEALRLELKRSWEMDVGPAEVFEVRFDSA
- a CDS encoding ferritin family protein encodes the protein MQENGSDTEGDQSVAVLKTALEIEEFGIQFYSSLAKCVTDQKGAALLRSLGNDEREHKAIVEKEIARLAQTRDVTWVQPLREYLRILPERIFAPPPDSCLTLNDEMRALGIGIEVEENSIRMYSESLSKVQEAGVKRTLETLANWEGTHKKLLEENLRLLKLEGSWYGYGPILEG
- a CDS encoding (Fe-S)-binding protein → MVRMPRINRELSACLQCGYCVRVCDTYDQEPWESISPRGKVFYLRQLQNKTPLDAILGRKVEVDDEFVDALFRCTGCAACWSVCHVSIEFAEFWEKVREWVVEQGKGPMPAHKKIRERILASNNPYGEPPEKRGAWFPEGIKRVESNPDAVFFAGCTASYRMTSIPKAAVTVMDRAGVKQNIMGSEEYCCTSPMLRTGQIDASRRSAENNILQTEKMGAKAMVTACAGCFKTTTHDYGRFYSNPSFEVYHFSQYAQKLIKEKKLKLTKEIKAKVTYHDPCHLGRHSGVFEPPREVIKAIPGMELVEMPHNRMSSQCCGAGGGYKSQYNELAVNIAAKRVKEALSTGAERIVTTCPFCVLNLQAGAKQLNANIKVMDLAELLMEATEPAPAAAPEAKK